One Streptomyces lincolnensis genomic region harbors:
- a CDS encoding succinic semialdehyde dehydrogenase, which translates to MTDAQAPAQTGTNPLAPAPEGARTAADVVTPELIAQLTKGVTGSGRTANHTPFTGEKLADLPESTPQDVQKAFEAARRAQDVWGRTPVRQRAAVLLRFHDLLLERQAEVLDLVQLETGKARLHAHEEVQAVAVAARHYGRRATAYLKPKRHAGAMPTLTKVTELRHPRGVIGQIAPWNYPLELSVGDALPAFVAGNAVVMKPDTETCLTALWARDLLIEAGLPADVFQVVIGDGPVVGPEVVKHADYVSFTGSTRTGREVAQGAAARLIGVSLELGGKNAMLVLDDADIEKAAAGAVRACFSSAGQLCISIERLYVHESIADAFVERFAARTKAMRLGTSLAYGADMGSLVGERQLETVTRHVDEAVAKGATVVAGGVARPDIGPYFFEPTILEGVETPMAVCGEETFGPVVSIYRFTSDDEAVEAANSTAYGLNSSVWTKDARRGREVAARLRTGTVNVNEGYAPAYGSVQSPMGGMKDSGLGRRHGSEGILKYTEAQTVAQQRLLPMAPSLGMDDEKYAQFMSRSLRLMKAFRFR; encoded by the coding sequence ATGACGGACGCGCAGGCCCCGGCCCAGACCGGCACGAACCCTCTCGCCCCCGCCCCGGAGGGCGCCCGTACCGCCGCCGACGTGGTGACCCCGGAGCTGATCGCCCAGCTCACCAAGGGGGTGACCGGCTCCGGCCGGACGGCCAACCACACGCCGTTCACCGGCGAGAAGCTGGCAGACCTGCCCGAGTCGACGCCTCAGGACGTACAGAAGGCGTTCGAGGCGGCCCGCAGGGCCCAGGACGTGTGGGGCCGGACGCCGGTCCGGCAGCGGGCGGCCGTGCTCCTGCGCTTCCACGACCTCCTCCTCGAACGCCAGGCAGAGGTCCTCGACCTGGTCCAGCTGGAGACCGGCAAGGCCCGCCTGCACGCCCACGAGGAGGTCCAGGCGGTCGCCGTCGCGGCCCGCCACTACGGCCGCCGGGCCACCGCCTACCTGAAGCCGAAGCGGCACGCGGGCGCCATGCCCACGCTCACGAAGGTCACCGAACTGCGCCACCCGCGTGGCGTGATCGGCCAGATCGCCCCCTGGAACTACCCGCTGGAGCTGTCGGTCGGCGACGCGCTGCCCGCCTTCGTCGCGGGCAACGCCGTCGTCATGAAGCCGGACACCGAGACCTGCCTGACCGCCCTGTGGGCGCGCGACCTGCTCATCGAGGCCGGTCTGCCCGCCGACGTCTTCCAGGTCGTCATCGGCGACGGCCCCGTCGTCGGTCCCGAGGTCGTCAAGCACGCCGACTACGTCTCCTTCACCGGCTCCACCCGCACCGGCCGCGAGGTCGCCCAGGGCGCCGCCGCCCGGCTGATCGGCGTCTCCCTCGAACTCGGCGGCAAGAACGCCATGCTCGTCCTGGACGACGCCGACATCGAGAAGGCCGCCGCCGGCGCCGTCCGCGCCTGCTTCTCCTCCGCGGGCCAACTCTGCATCTCCATCGAGCGGTTGTACGTCCACGAGTCGATCGCCGACGCCTTCGTCGAGCGCTTCGCCGCCCGCACCAAGGCCATGCGCCTGGGCACCTCCCTGGCCTACGGCGCCGACATGGGCTCGCTGGTGGGCGAACGCCAGCTGGAGACCGTCACCCGGCACGTCGACGAGGCGGTCGCCAAGGGCGCGACGGTCGTCGCCGGTGGCGTCGCCCGCCCCGACATCGGCCCGTACTTCTTCGAGCCCACCATCCTGGAGGGCGTCGAGACCCCGATGGCCGTCTGCGGCGAGGAGACCTTCGGCCCGGTCGTCTCCATCTACCGCTTCACGTCCGACGACGAGGCCGTCGAGGCCGCCAACTCCACGGCGTACGGCCTGAACTCCTCCGTCTGGACCAAGGACGCCCGCCGCGGCCGCGAGGTCGCCGCCCGCCTGCGCACCGGCACCGTCAACGTCAACGAGGGCTACGCCCCCGCCTACGGCAGCGTCCAGTCCCCCATGGGCGGCATGAAGGACTCCGGCCTCGGCCGCCGCCACGGCTCCGAGGGCATCCTCAAGTACACCGAGGCCCAGACCGTCGCCCAGCAGCGCCTGCTGCCCATGGCCCCGTCCCTGGGCATGGACGACGAGAAGTACGCCCAGTTCATGAGCCGCAGCCTCCGCCTGATGAAGGCGTTCCGGTTCCGCTAG
- a CDS encoding serine/threonine-protein kinase, with amino-acid sequence MSSNGGVGHEPDETTSFVLQPPNPPAVPTQVAPPQEPGTGRLIAGRYRLLAKLGHGGMGTVWRAKDETVDREVAVKEPRVPDHLPERERANAFERMRREARAAARLDHPSVVNVHDVAVVDGQPWIVMELVQGRSLGAALQEGTLAAREAARIGLDVLGALEAAHAAGILHRDVKPDNVLLGRYDRVVLTDFGIAQIEGETNLTDTGGFVGSPEYIAPERVLGQRPGPASDLWSLGVVLYAVTEGVSPFRRSNTPATLQSVLNATPAPPAAATGPLAEAINGLLQKDPARRPNAAQVRALLEHTANPPALAPTQAIPHVAAPPKGVRLGRKTLLGLGAVVVAAAVAGHLVLADPFAGPLPDGWKKHDLDARIGMSVAAPAAFQREKPDPDTTDGTDAAFSDPSGMIRIHVDHDIKADDKAKEIPATALAKAFADWETLQDGEYTSDIGTEPAPTGMPSEAKYQGRAAAENTIVYSTTDTENPRPRESRLFYYRANNGDMYRIWVDYPGKGYFTEQGREIARTVIANWEIKKR; translated from the coding sequence ATGAGCAGCAACGGGGGCGTCGGCCACGAGCCCGACGAGACGACGAGTTTTGTTCTGCAACCGCCGAACCCACCGGCCGTGCCCACTCAGGTGGCCCCGCCCCAGGAGCCCGGCACCGGACGCCTCATCGCGGGCCGCTACCGGCTGCTCGCCAAGCTGGGACACGGCGGGATGGGTACGGTCTGGCGGGCCAAGGACGAGACCGTGGATCGCGAGGTCGCCGTCAAGGAGCCCCGCGTCCCGGATCACCTTCCCGAACGCGAACGCGCCAACGCCTTCGAGCGGATGCGCCGCGAGGCACGCGCCGCGGCCCGGCTCGATCATCCCTCTGTCGTGAATGTCCATGATGTGGCGGTCGTGGACGGCCAGCCGTGGATCGTGATGGAGCTGGTGCAGGGCCGCTCCCTGGGCGCCGCGCTCCAGGAGGGCACCCTCGCGGCGAGAGAAGCGGCGAGAATCGGCCTCGACGTGCTGGGCGCCCTGGAGGCCGCGCACGCGGCGGGCATCCTGCACCGTGACGTCAAGCCGGACAACGTGCTCCTCGGCCGGTACGACCGGGTCGTCCTCACCGACTTCGGCATCGCCCAGATCGAGGGCGAGACGAACCTGACCGACACCGGGGGCTTCGTCGGCTCGCCCGAGTACATCGCGCCGGAGCGGGTGCTCGGCCAGCGGCCCGGCCCCGCCTCCGACCTGTGGTCCCTCGGTGTCGTCCTGTACGCGGTGACGGAGGGCGTCTCCCCGTTCCGCCGCAGCAACACCCCGGCCACCCTCCAGTCCGTCCTCAACGCCACCCCCGCCCCGCCCGCCGCCGCGACCGGCCCGCTCGCCGAGGCCATCAACGGCCTCCTCCAGAAGGATCCGGCCCGCCGTCCGAACGCGGCCCAGGTCCGAGCCCTCCTGGAGCACACCGCGAACCCGCCGGCCCTCGCTCCCACGCAGGCCATCCCGCACGTCGCGGCCCCGCCGAAGGGCGTCAGGCTCGGCCGCAAGACCCTCCTCGGCCTCGGCGCCGTCGTCGTCGCGGCCGCGGTGGCCGGGCACCTGGTGCTTGCGGATCCGTTCGCGGGGCCCCTGCCCGACGGCTGGAAGAAGCACGACCTCGACGCGAGGATCGGCATGAGCGTCGCCGCGCCCGCCGCGTTCCAGCGGGAGAAGCCGGACCCCGACACCACGGACGGCACCGACGCGGCCTTCAGTGATCCGAGCGGGATGATCCGGATCCACGTCGACCACGACATCAAGGCGGACGACAAGGCCAAGGAGATCCCCGCCACCGCCCTGGCCAAGGCCTTCGCCGACTGGGAGACCCTCCAGGACGGCGAGTACACCTCCGACATCGGCACCGAGCCCGCTCCCACCGGCATGCCGAGCGAGGCCAAGTACCAGGGCCGGGCCGCCGCCGAGAACACCATCGTCTACAGCACCACCGACACCGAGAACCCGCGCCCGCGCGAGTCCCGGCTCTTCTACTACCGCGCCAACAACGGCGACATGTACAGGATCTGGGTGGACTACCCGGGCAAGGGCTACTTCACGGAGCAGGGGCGGGAGATCGCCAGGACGGTCATCGCGAACTGGGAGATCAAGAAGCGCTGA
- a CDS encoding serine/threonine-protein kinase gives MSDDGGGMDPKGRLLDGRYRLAERMGAGGTDTVWRARDEVAEREVAVKQPGLPGDPEDEEYRRAARRLQHEARAVARVEHPAAVRIHDVVVEEEDGLPWIVMELIRGESLHEVLGRGPLPPVEAARIGLAVLGALRAAHSVGIVHRDVKPANVLLGPDRRVVLTDFGLAHVHGEDLPTGSGESVAAPDFVAPERMSGAIAGPACDLWSLGALLHTAVDGRSPFGRTTPEATLAAILTEEPPPLKEDAGDLGPLIQGLLAKDPGRRPDAEEVARVLGEVAGEPEPEPFEPEPESSKPESSEPERNAGPEEGDAVPPPDPHPAPEVLESAAPPRHRTLGRISVALLGVLLAGGIWLGTSFADGTHSTAGGTPPTTGEKGRSGWVAHRVQGIDADLSLPPQYTLTHKAGEAGDDPQRAVYSDNLAISVRFTEWDRTSRSLMDQSRAQEAEGAMAGREPTVRVFTSTTFHGREALLTDLTYDAPGTPAHVMRLLVRADGDRMYELAVTMPRGTPDEKKGTALFEGARDRLEIGGKGRAG, from the coding sequence ATGAGTGACGACGGGGGCGGCATGGACCCCAAGGGCCGTCTGCTCGACGGGCGTTACCGCCTGGCCGAGCGTATGGGGGCCGGTGGAACGGACACCGTCTGGCGGGCGCGTGACGAGGTCGCGGAGCGCGAAGTCGCGGTCAAGCAGCCGGGGTTGCCGGGTGATCCGGAGGACGAGGAGTACCGGCGGGCCGCTCGCCGGCTCCAGCACGAGGCCCGGGCCGTGGCGCGGGTGGAGCATCCCGCCGCCGTCCGCATCCACGATGTCGTCGTGGAGGAAGAGGACGGGCTGCCCTGGATCGTCATGGAGCTGATCCGGGGCGAGTCGCTCCACGAGGTGCTCGGGCGCGGCCCGTTGCCGCCCGTCGAGGCCGCCCGCATCGGCCTCGCCGTCCTCGGCGCCCTGCGCGCTGCGCACTCCGTCGGCATCGTGCACCGGGACGTGAAGCCGGCCAACGTCCTGCTCGGCCCGGACCGCCGTGTCGTCCTCACCGACTTCGGCCTGGCCCATGTCCACGGCGAGGACCTCCCGACGGGGAGTGGCGAGTCCGTCGCCGCCCCGGACTTCGTCGCCCCCGAGCGCATGTCCGGCGCCATCGCCGGCCCCGCCTGCGACCTGTGGTCCCTGGGCGCCCTGCTCCACACCGCCGTCGACGGCCGCTCCCCCTTCGGCCGTACGACGCCGGAGGCCACCCTCGCCGCGATCCTCACCGAGGAGCCGCCCCCGCTGAAGGAGGACGCCGGGGACCTGGGGCCGCTGATCCAGGGGCTGCTGGCCAAGGATCCCGGGCGGAGGCCGGACGCGGAGGAGGTCGCGCGGGTCCTGGGGGAGGTGGCGGGCGAGCCGGAACCCGAGCCCTTCGAGCCCGAGCCCGAGTCCTCCAAGCCCGAGTCCTCCGAGCCCGAGCGGAATGCCGGACCGGAGGAAGGGGACGCCGTACCCCCACCCGACCCCCACCCCGCCCCCGAGGTGCTGGAGTCCGCGGCCCCTCCCCGCCACCGCACCCTCGGCCGTATATCCGTGGCCCTCCTCGGTGTTCTGCTCGCCGGAGGCATCTGGCTCGGGACGTCGTTCGCCGACGGGACGCATTCCACCGCCGGCGGGACGCCCCCCACGACAGGGGAGAAGGGCCGGAGCGGGTGGGTGGCTCACAGGGTGCAGGGGATCGACGCCGACCTCAGCCTCCCGCCGCAGTACACGCTGACCCACAAGGCGGGCGAGGCGGGCGACGACCCCCAGCGGGCCGTCTACAGCGACAACCTCGCGATCTCGGTCCGGTTCACCGAGTGGGACCGGACGTCCCGCTCCCTGATGGACCAGTCGCGGGCCCAGGAGGCCGAGGGCGCCATGGCGGGGCGCGAGCCGACCGTCAGGGTGTTCACCTCCACCACCTTCCACGGCCGTGAGGCCCTGCTCACCGATCTGACCTACGACGCTCCGGGCACCCCGGCCCATGTGATGCGTCTGCTCGTCCGGGCCGACGGCGACCGTATGTACGAGCTGGCCGTGACCATGCCCAGGGGGACGCCGGACGAGAAGAAGGGCACCGCGCTCTTCGAGGGCGCCCGTGACCGGCTGGAGATCGGAGGGAAAGGACGGGCAGGGTGA
- a CDS encoding LAETG motif-containing sortase-dependent surface protein, whose product MCEDSKVDVSINGLPGKIPAGSGWHKFSLNVLNSSDSTLTDLDFFAGASSDADGAELFQSKQVRLQAWNPEGKVWEDLDEEGYAVGYVGYTDELKPDFEVDVPLRVNVKANAPVGAGFSLGATIYGDSDGECTGFGDVSYKFQIVAAGTDTGGTKPQEGGKAPVTDQKPAGNTPEVTGSLAETGSSSALPIVGLVGGAAVVAGAGAVFVVRRRKAGVEA is encoded by the coding sequence GTGTGCGAGGACTCCAAGGTCGACGTCAGCATCAACGGCCTGCCGGGCAAGATCCCCGCCGGCAGCGGCTGGCACAAGTTCTCGCTGAACGTCCTGAACTCCTCGGACTCCACGCTCACGGACCTCGACTTCTTCGCCGGGGCGTCCTCCGACGCGGACGGCGCGGAGCTGTTCCAGTCCAAGCAGGTCCGGCTCCAGGCCTGGAACCCCGAGGGCAAGGTCTGGGAGGACCTCGACGAGGAGGGCTACGCGGTCGGTTACGTCGGTTACACCGACGAGCTCAAGCCCGACTTCGAGGTCGACGTCCCGCTGCGCGTCAACGTCAAGGCCAACGCCCCGGTCGGCGCCGGCTTCTCGCTCGGCGCGACCATCTACGGCGACAGCGACGGCGAGTGCACCGGCTTCGGTGACGTCTCGTACAAGTTCCAGATCGTGGCCGCCGGTACCGACACGGGCGGAACCAAGCCGCAGGAAGGCGGCAAGGCTCCGGTGACCGACCAGAAGCCGGCCGGCAACACCCCTGAGGTCACCGGCAGCCTCGCCGAGACCGGTTCCAGCTCCGCCCTGCCGATCGTCGGGCTCGTCGGCGGTGCCGCGGTCGTCGCCGGTGCCGGTGCGGTGTTCGTGGTGCGTCGCCGTAAGGCCGGGGTCGAGGCGTAA
- a CDS encoding chorismate mutase: MTAIDVTGARTPEAADVITGARERIDALDDRIIGLIQERMAVSAVIQQARISSGGRRVNLSREMDVLHHYSEALGKPGTSLAMTLLELCRGRI; encoded by the coding sequence ATGACCGCCATCGACGTGACCGGCGCCCGCACCCCCGAGGCCGCCGACGTGATCACCGGAGCCCGTGAGCGCATCGACGCGCTCGACGACCGGATCATCGGGCTGATCCAGGAACGGATGGCCGTGTCCGCCGTCATCCAGCAGGCGCGGATCTCCTCCGGCGGCCGGCGCGTGAACCTCTCCCGCGAGATGGACGTCCTCCACCACTACAGCGAGGCGCTCGGCAAGCCGGGCACGTCCCTCGCCATGACCCTGCTCGAACTCTGCCGGGGTCGTATCTGA
- a CDS encoding serine/threonine-protein kinase: protein MGTEGENVRVIAGRYRLEERLGRGGMGVVWRATDQLLGRCVAVKELPLDETLSAAEARRRRDRTLREARAVAQLRHPHVIVVHDVVEHDERPYIVMELIEGGSLADRIAAHGPLDADEAARIGIALSGALRAAHAAGMLHRDIKPANVLLEEPAEGDRPGHGRVVLTDFGIAQVSGATTLTETGTFVGSPEYTAPERMSGARTGPASDLWSLGALLCTALSGESPFRRDSLGGILHAVVSAEIRPPAQAGPILPVVRGLLERDPERRLDAARAESMLRAFRDTGRTPDLPSEYVPSEYVPSGYTPTRADLPGRPPAGRSTRGVLVSALLVAAMAGAGVSAAALLMNRDGGIPAPAPSVSLPSAPSGYRLADDPAGFALAVPEGFTREPQGERVFYTSRGRAFRLGVRVTGAGPGGPLGAMRRSAAEGATSNPGYRDGRITATRHRGHPAALWEFTWDGFTAAEGPRHTYDLCWEADGRLYDVWVSAPVGKVREAREYFDVAVGTFVDTNT, encoded by the coding sequence ATGGGGACCGAGGGGGAGAACGTCCGTGTGATCGCGGGCCGTTACCGGCTCGAGGAGCGGCTCGGACGCGGTGGCATGGGCGTGGTGTGGCGGGCGACCGACCAACTGCTCGGCCGATGCGTGGCCGTCAAGGAACTCCCCCTGGACGAGACCCTCTCCGCGGCCGAGGCCCGACGGCGACGCGACCGCACCCTGCGCGAGGCGCGCGCGGTCGCCCAGTTGCGCCACCCGCACGTCATCGTCGTCCACGACGTCGTCGAGCACGACGAACGCCCGTACATCGTCATGGAGTTGATCGAGGGCGGCTCCCTCGCCGACCGGATCGCCGCGCACGGGCCCCTCGACGCCGACGAAGCCGCGCGGATCGGCATCGCCCTGTCAGGAGCGTTACGGGCGGCCCATGCGGCGGGGATGCTGCACCGGGACATCAAGCCCGCGAACGTTCTCCTGGAGGAGCCTGCCGAGGGCGACCGTCCCGGCCACGGCCGTGTCGTCCTCACCGACTTCGGCATCGCCCAGGTCTCGGGCGCCACCACACTCACCGAGACCGGAACCTTCGTCGGCTCGCCCGAGTACACCGCTCCCGAGCGGATGTCCGGGGCCAGGACCGGTCCCGCGTCCGACCTGTGGTCGCTGGGGGCGCTGCTGTGCACCGCGCTCAGCGGCGAATCGCCGTTCCGGCGCGACTCGTTGGGCGGCATCCTGCACGCGGTCGTCTCCGCGGAGATACGGCCGCCCGCGCAGGCCGGGCCGATCCTCCCCGTCGTACGGGGCCTCCTCGAACGCGATCCGGAGCGGCGGCTCGACGCGGCGCGGGCCGAGTCGATGCTGCGGGCGTTCCGGGACACGGGCCGCACGCCGGATCTGCCGTCGGAGTACGTGCCCTCGGAGTACGTGCCGTCGGGGTACACGCCGACGCGGGCCGACCTGCCCGGGCGGCCTCCCGCGGGGCGTTCCACGCGGGGTGTGCTGGTGTCCGCGCTGCTGGTCGCCGCGATGGCGGGCGCGGGAGTGTCCGCGGCGGCGCTGCTGATGAACCGGGACGGTGGAATCCCGGCCCCGGCTCCCTCCGTCTCCCTGCCGTCCGCCCCCTCCGGCTACCGTCTCGCCGACGACCCGGCCGGCTTCGCGCTCGCCGTACCGGAGGGCTTCACCCGTGAACCGCAGGGGGAGCGGGTCTTCTACACGTCCCGGGGACGGGCCTTCCGTCTCGGCGTCAGGGTCACCGGCGCCGGACCGGGCGGCCCGCTCGGGGCGATGCGCCGCTCGGCCGCCGAGGGGGCCACCAGCAACCCCGGTTACCGCGACGGCCGGATCACCGCCACCCGGCACCGTGGACACCCCGCCGCCCTCTGGGAGTTCACCTGGGACGGCTTCACCGCGGCGGAGGGACCCCGGCACACCTACGACCTGTGCTGGGAGGCGGACGGCCGGCTGTACGACGTGTGGGTGTCGGCGCCGGTCGGGAAGGTGCGGGAGGCGCGGGAGTACTTCGACGTGGCGGTCGGCACGTTCGTGGACACGAACACCTAG
- the guaA gene encoding glutamine-hydrolyzing GMP synthase — MSSATPAAAPDTVLVVDFGAQYAQLIARRVREARVYSEIVPSTMPVAEMLAKNPAAIILSGGPSSVYADEAPRLDRALFEAGVPVFGMCYGFQLMAQTLGGTVDNTGAREYGRTPLHVSKSGSTLFEGTPDEQSVWMSHGDACSAAPEGFSVTASTDVVPVAAFENDDKKLYGVQYHPEVMHSTHGQQVLEHFLYRGAGLTPSWTTGNVIEEQVAAIREQVGDKRAICGLSGGVDSAVAAALVARAIGDQLTCVYVDHGLMRKGETEQVEKDFVAATGVKLVVVDAEERFLTALKGVSDPEEKRKIIGREFIRVFEQAQAEIIADEGPAVEFLVQGTLYPDVVESGGGTGTANIKSHHNVGGLPEDLEFQLIEPLRKLFKDEVRMVGQELGLPDEIVQRQPFPGPGLGIRIVGAVTKDRLDLLREADAIAREELTAAGLDRDIWQCPVVLLADVRSVGVQGDGRTYGHPIVLRPVSSEDAMTADWSRLPYDVLSKISTRITNEVPDVNRVVLDVTSKPPGTIEWE, encoded by the coding sequence GTGTCATCAGCGACCCCCGCCGCCGCCCCCGACACCGTCCTGGTCGTCGACTTCGGCGCGCAGTACGCCCAGCTCATCGCCCGTCGGGTCCGCGAGGCCCGGGTCTACAGCGAGATCGTGCCGAGCACCATGCCGGTCGCCGAGATGCTCGCCAAGAACCCGGCGGCGATCATCCTCTCCGGCGGCCCGTCCTCGGTCTACGCCGACGAGGCCCCGCGTCTGGACCGTGCCCTCTTCGAGGCCGGCGTCCCCGTCTTCGGCATGTGCTACGGCTTCCAGCTGATGGCCCAGACCCTCGGCGGCACCGTCGACAACACCGGCGCCCGCGAGTACGGCCGTACACCTCTGCATGTCTCGAAGTCCGGCTCGACCCTCTTCGAGGGCACCCCGGACGAGCAGTCGGTGTGGATGTCGCACGGCGACGCCTGCTCCGCCGCCCCCGAGGGCTTCAGCGTCACGGCCTCCACGGACGTCGTCCCGGTCGCCGCCTTCGAGAACGACGACAAGAAGCTCTACGGCGTCCAGTACCACCCCGAGGTCATGCACTCCACGCACGGCCAGCAGGTCCTGGAGCACTTCCTGTACCGGGGCGCGGGGCTCACCCCCAGCTGGACCACCGGCAACGTGATCGAGGAGCAGGTCGCGGCCATCCGCGAGCAGGTCGGCGACAAGCGCGCCATCTGCGGTCTGTCCGGCGGTGTCGACTCCGCCGTGGCCGCGGCCCTCGTCGCGCGCGCCATCGGAGACCAGCTGACCTGCGTGTACGTCGACCACGGTCTGATGCGCAAGGGTGAGACCGAGCAGGTCGAGAAGGACTTCGTGGCCGCGACCGGCGTCAAGCTCGTCGTCGTCGACGCGGAGGAGCGGTTCCTGACCGCGCTCAAGGGGGTCTCCGACCCCGAGGAGAAGCGGAAGATCATCGGCCGGGAGTTCATCCGGGTCTTCGAGCAGGCCCAGGCGGAGATCATCGCGGACGAGGGTCCGGCGGTGGAGTTCCTCGTCCAGGGGACCCTGTACCCCGATGTGGTCGAGTCCGGTGGCGGCACCGGCACCGCCAACATCAAGTCCCACCACAACGTGGGCGGGCTGCCGGAGGACCTCGAGTTCCAGCTGATCGAGCCGCTGCGCAAGCTGTTCAAGGACGAGGTCCGCATGGTCGGCCAGGAGCTCGGCCTGCCGGACGAGATCGTCCAGCGCCAGCCCTTCCCCGGCCCGGGCCTCGGCATCCGGATCGTCGGCGCGGTCACCAAGGACCGCCTCGACCTGCTCCGCGAGGCCGACGCCATCGCCCGCGAGGAACTGACCGCGGCCGGCCTCGACCGGGACATCTGGCAGTGCCCGGTCGTCCTGCTCGCCGACGTCAGGTCCGTCGGCGTCCAGGGCGACGGCCGCACCTACGGCCACCCGATCGTCCTGCGGCCGGTGTCGAGCGAGGACGCCATGACCGCCGACTGGTCGCGGCTGCCGTACGACGTGCTCTCGAAGATCTCGACGCGGATCACGAACGAGGTGCCGGACGTGAACCGCGTCGTGCTCGACGTGACCTCGAAGCCGCCGGGGACGATCGAGTGGGAGTGA
- a CDS encoding GMC family oxidoreductase N-terminal domain-containing protein produces MPQDTYDYDVIVVGSGFGGSVTALRLTEKGYTVGVLEAGRRFTRESLPRNSWDLKNYLWAPRLGMFGIQRIHLLGNVMVLAGAGVGGGSLNYANTLYVPPKPFFEDPQWRDITDWQEELKPYYDQARRMLGVRLNPTTTPSDVHLKAAAERMGVGDTFHMAPVGVFFGDGEDADGSAKAKPGEQVPDPYFGGAGPARRACNECGECMTGCRHGAKNTLNENYLHLAEKAGAVVHPLTTVVSVTDDSQGGYAIATLPTDRKKGPGRTFKARRVVLAAGTYGTQTLLHRMKANGQLPYLSDRLGELTRTNSEALVGAQTDNRRYRKVTGEKKVDFTRGVAITSSIHPDANTHIEPVRYGKGSNSMGGLSILQVPYVEGSSRTLAWLGNAARHPLQVLRSLSNRRWSERTIIGLVMQSLDNSLTTYLKPDGVGKGLLTARQGHGSPNPKQIKAASEGASALAAEINGFAGSNVGELMGMPLTAHFLGGCPIGSSRETGVIDPYHRLYGHPGISVVDGAAVSANLGVNPSLTITAQAERAMSYWPNQGEADPRPEQGESYVRLQPVEPKSPAVPADAFGALKLPLLGIPAVPPKKQ; encoded by the coding sequence GTGCCCCAGGACACCTACGACTACGACGTCATCGTCGTCGGATCAGGCTTCGGAGGTTCCGTCACCGCCCTCCGCCTCACCGAGAAGGGCTACACCGTAGGCGTCCTGGAGGCCGGCCGCCGCTTCACCCGCGAGTCCCTGCCCAGGAACTCCTGGGACCTGAAGAACTATCTCTGGGCCCCCAGGCTGGGCATGTTCGGCATCCAGCGCATCCACCTGCTGGGCAACGTCATGGTCCTGGCCGGCGCGGGCGTGGGCGGCGGCTCCCTCAACTACGCCAACACCCTCTACGTACCGCCGAAGCCGTTCTTCGAGGACCCGCAGTGGCGTGACATCACCGACTGGCAGGAGGAGCTGAAGCCGTACTACGACCAGGCGCGGCGGATGCTCGGCGTACGGCTCAACCCGACGACGACCCCCTCGGACGTCCATTTGAAGGCGGCGGCCGAGCGGATGGGCGTGGGCGACACCTTCCACATGGCCCCGGTGGGCGTGTTCTTCGGGGACGGCGAGGACGCCGACGGCAGCGCGAAGGCGAAACCGGGCGAGCAGGTGCCCGACCCCTACTTCGGCGGCGCGGGCCCCGCCCGCCGGGCCTGCAACGAGTGCGGCGAGTGCATGACCGGCTGCCGGCACGGCGCGAAGAACACCCTCAACGAGAACTACCTCCACCTCGCCGAGAAGGCGGGCGCGGTCGTCCACCCCCTGACGACGGTCGTGTCGGTCACGGACGACTCACAGGGCGGCTACGCGATCGCCACCCTGCCCACGGACCGCAAGAAGGGCCCGGGCCGCACCTTCAAGGCCCGCAGGGTCGTCCTCGCCGCCGGCACCTACGGCACCCAGACCCTGCTGCACCGCATGAAGGCGAACGGCCAACTCCCGTACCTGTCCGACCGGCTGGGCGAACTCACCCGCACCAACTCCGAGGCGCTGGTCGGCGCCCAGACGGACAACCGCCGCTACCGCAAGGTCACGGGGGAGAAGAAGGTCGACTTCACCCGGGGCGTCGCCATCACCTCGTCCATCCACCCCGACGCCAACACCCACATCGAACCGGTCCGCTACGGCAAGGGCTCCAACTCGATGGGCGGTCTGTCGATCCTCCAGGTGCCGTACGTGGAGGGCTCGTCGAGGACGCTGGCCTGGCTGGGCAACGCCGCCCGCCACCCGCTCCAGGTCCTGCGCTCCCTGTCCAACCGGCGCTGGTCGGAGCGGACCATCATCGGCCTGGTCATGCAGTCGCTGGACAACTCCCTGACGACGTACCTGAAACCCGACGGCGTCGGCAAGGGTCTGCTCACCGCCCGCCAGGGCCACGGCTCCCCCAACCCCAAGCAGATCAAGGCGGCCTCGGAGGGCGCGTCCGCCCTCGCCGCCGAGATCAACGGCTTCGCCGGCTCGAACGTCGGCGAACTCATGGGCATGCCCCTGACCGCCCACTTCCTCGGCGGCTGCCCCATCGGCTCCTCCCGCGAGACCGGCGTCATCGACCCCTACCACCGCCTCTACGGCCATCCCGGCATCTCGGTCGTCGACGGCGCCGCGGTCTCCGCCAACCTGGGCGTGAACCCGTCCCTCACCATCACCGCCCAGGCCGAGCGCGCCATGTCGTACTGGCCCAACCAGGGCGAGGCGGACCCGCGTCCGGAGCAGGGCGAGTCCTACGTCCGTCTCCAGCCCGTCGAGCCCAAGTCCCCGGCGGTCCCGGCGGACGCCTTCGGCGCGCTGAAGCTGCCGCTGCTGGGGATCCCGGCGGTGCCGCCCAAGAAGCAGTGA